One genomic window of Stigmatopora nigra isolate UIUO_SnigA chromosome 13, RoL_Snig_1.1, whole genome shotgun sequence includes the following:
- the dio2 gene encoding type II iodothyronine deiodinase: protein MAMDSEDVLLTLQILPGFFSNCLFLALYDSMVLVKRVVSLLSRSGSKSGSAASGQWRRMLTSAGLRSVWKSFLLDAHKKVKLGCEAPNSNVVKVLASSEQSNDNDANPPTTEDRNREECHLLDFHHSDRPLVVNFGSATUPPFVSHLPAFRRLVEDFSDVADFLLVYIDEAHPSDGWVAPPMGPYSFDVRKHRSLEERLGAARKLIDHFSLPPQCQLVADCMDNNANVAYGVSNERVCIVQRRKVSYLGGKGPFFYNLKDVRNWLEESYGKY, encoded by the exons atggccatggATAGTGAAGATGTGCTGCTCACCCTGCAAATCTTACCGGGATTCTTTTCCAATTGTCTCTTTTTGGCGCTCTACGATTCCATGGTGCTGGTCAAGCGGGTGGTCTCGCTGCTCAGCCGTTCCGGGTCCAAGTCCGGCTCGGCCGCTTCGGGACAGTGGCGCCGTATGTTGACCTCGGCGGGGCTCCGATCCGTCTGGAAGAGTTTTTTGTTGGATGCCCATAAAAAG GTCAAGCTTGGCTGCGAGGCGCCCAACTCCAACGTGGTAAAAGTGTTAGCTAGCTCCGAACAAAGCAACGACAACGACGCTAACCCCCCGACTACCGAGGACCGAAATCGAGAAGAATGCCACCTCCTAGATTTCCATCACTCGGATCGCCCCCTGGTGGTGAACTTTGGCTCGGCCACATGACCCCCCTTCGTCAGCCACCTTCCGGCTTTCCGCCGCCTGGTGGAAGACTTTAGCGACGTGGCCGATTTCTTGCTAGTCTACATCGACGAGGCCCACCCCTCGGACGGCTGGGTGGCCCCTCCCATGGGCCCCTATTCTTTCGACGTACGAAAACATCGGAGTTTAGAAGAGAGGTTGGGGGCGGCCCGAAAATTGATCGACCACTTTTCACTGCCTCCACAGTGCCAACTAGTGGCCGACTGTATGGACAACAACGCTAACGTGGCTTACGGGGTGTCCAATGAACGCGTTTGTATCGTACAACGGCGAAAAGTTAGCTATCTAGGCGGGAAGGGCCCCTTTTTTTATAACCTTAAAGACGTACGCAATTGGCTGGAAGAAAGCTACGGGAAGTACTAA
- the ldah gene encoding lipid droplet-associated hydrolase, with the protein MENAVMESRDAARTDFIYCYGGITEVLKCGPSHLNAEHKVLILIIPGNPGVAGFYKTFIQTLYAQFDRQYPVWVVSHVGHCTPPPFMDQLDDASSTAELDPFGLNGQIEHKLAFLAKYVPKKTSLILIGHSIGCYIILEIMRRNPHLKIVKAVMLFPTIERMAATPQGKAVTPALCHFRYVAYLSIFLISLLPESVKSRLVKLVLGRVGRLDGAVVQATLGLLSGDSAANAVYMGGQEMRKVLERDNTTIEKNLEKLLFYYGATDHWCPVQYYNEIKKDFPTGDFRLCQNGFRHAFVLDAGKEVAEMVAEWIQTQLRI; encoded by the exons ATGGAAAACGCAGTAATGGAGAGTAGGGATGCAGCACGAACcgattttatttactgttatGGAGGTATAACAGAGGTTCTAAAATGTGGCCCCTCCCACTTGAACGCTGAACACAAAGTACTTATTTTAATCATTCCTG GTAACCCCGGCGTGGCAGGCTTTTACAAAACATTCATCCAAACACTTTATGCTCAATTTGACCGCCAGTACCCGGTGTGGGTTGTGAGCCACGTTGGCCACTGTACGCCACCTCCATTTATGGACCAGCTGGATG ATGCCTCGTCAACGGCCGAACTGGATCCGTTCGGTTTGAACGGTCAAATCGAACACAAACTGGCCTTCCTCGCCAAATACGTCCCAAAGAAAACCAGCCTCattttgattggacactccattGGTTGCTACATCATTTTGGAGATCATGAGAAGGAACCCCCATCTCAAG attgtgAAGGCCGTGATGCTATTCCCGACGATTGAACGCATGGCTGCGACACCCCAAGGAAAAGCCGTTACGCCCGCGTTGTGTCATTTTCGCTACGTGGCTTACCTGTCAATCTTCCTGATCTCCCTCCTGCCCGAGAGCGTCAAAAGCAGACTGGTCAAACTGGTTCTTGGCCGGGTGGGTCGTCTAGATGGCGCTGTTGTCCAAGCCACTCTCGGCCTTCTCAGTGGAGACTCTGCAG ccAATGCCGTCTACATGGGGGGACAGGAAATGAGGAAAGTTTTGGAAAGAGATAATACCACCATAGAGAAAAACCTTGAAAAG cttctatTTTATTACGGAGCCACAGACCACTGGTGTCCCGTCCAATATTACAACGAGATCAAGAAGGACTTTCCCACTGGAGATTTCAGActttgtcaaaatggatttcgACATGCTTTTGTTTTGGATGCCGGGAAAGAAGTGGCAGAAATGGTAGCCGAATGGATCCAAACCCAATTGAGGATTTAA
- the dglucy gene encoding D-glutamate cyclase, mitochondrial, translated as MMAAVRCLRVPQRFFSFCGKDPCRMLMTDIRDSAPSDPQLNPLCFQFSQNPLLYSAASSIAVTKIRQLAAIAGEDPGQRGIQALFVEDELLRSCLALSHASSVAITTGFPTHYMHDPPDETDGPPGAIAMATMLLSLGKRVTLVTDARALQLYIAIVEEAVRTGVLKSKIPLVVFEKNAPNSALTFLCHHGDVTKPKYNHLLAIERSGRAEDGNYYNMRAVNIKHLLDPIDDLFIAAKDVPGISTTGIGDGGNELGMGKVKDKVKSLMPKGDLIACDVPADYAVTAGVSNWGGYAVACGLHLLRTCPIHQQHLNKGLEAKQPSPEELQDWSANLPSVDKEESILATLMRFGIRSGKTAHLAMEVDGLTFHPTHSAIITRLLEVTKREAFA; from the exons ATGATGGCTGCTGTCAGATGCTTGAGGGTTCCCCAAAGATTCTTCAGTTTTTGTGGCAAAG aTCCGTGCAGGATGTTAATGACCGACATCCGAGACTCCGCCCCCTCTGACCCGCAGCTGAACCCTCTCTGCTTCCAGTTTTCCCAGAATCCTTTGCTGTATTCTGCGGCCTCGTCGATAGCCGTGACCAAGATCAGGCAGTTGGCGGCAATTGCTGGAGAAGATCCAG GTCAACGAGGAATCCAGGCGTTGTTTGTGGAAGATGAGCTTTTGCGCTCCTGCCTGGCGCTCTCGCACGCGTCCTCCGTCGCCATAACAACGGGCTTCCCTACACACTACATGCACGA TCCTCCCGACGAGACGGACGGCCCGCCCGGAGCCATCGCCATGGCGACCATGCTGCTTTCACTGGGAAAACGAGTGACGCTGGTGACGGACGCCAGGGCTTTGCAGTTGTACATCGCCATCGTCGAGGAGGCTGTGAGAACAG GTGTGCTGAAATCGAAGATTCCGCTGGTGGTGTTTGAGAAGAATGCCCCCAACTCCGCCCTTACCTTTTTGTGCCACCACGGAGATGTCACCAAGCCCAA GTACAACCACCTGTTGGCAATAGAACGCAGCGGACGAGCTGAGGACGGAAACTACTACAACATGAGGGCCGTCAACATCAAACACCTGCTGGATCCAATCGACGACTTGTTTATTGCTGCCAAGGACGTTCCAGGAATCTCCACCACAG GAATTGGTGATGGCGGAAATGAACTGGGAATGGGAAAAGTCAAGGACAAAGTCAAGAGCCTGATGCCAAAGGGGGACCTGATCGCCTGCGACGTGCCTGCTGACTACGCCGTCACTGCTG GGGTTTCCAACTGGGGAGGTTACGCTGTTGCCTGTGGCCTTCACTTGCTCCGCACTTGTCCCATCCACCAGCAGCACCTAAACAAAGGTTTGGAAGCAAAACAACCATCTCCAGAAGAACTGCAGGATTGGAGCGCCAATCTGCCGTCGGTGGACAAG GAGGAGTCCATTTTGGCCACTCTGATGCGTTTTGGCATCCGCAGCGGCAAAACAGCCCATTTGGCCATGGAGGTGGACGGCTTGACTTTCCACCCCACCCATTCCGCCATCATTACTCGACTGCTGGAGGTCACCAAACGTGAAGCTTTTGcctaa
- the gpr68 gene encoding G-protein coupled receptor 68: protein MLEEDIMNCTISHQIHQNLFCYVYIFVLLVGVPSNVYSLYHAALQLKQKNELAVYLINLTLSDLFYLTSLPLWLQYFFQDDDWRHREWLCHLCGFLLYQNIYISIGFLCCISLDRYLAVVHPLRFACLRSMRAACLFSAIIWCKEIAVGVVFFHHKELSKNPKNQSLCFEHYPMQPWEYSINYYRFTIGFLFPLAILMISYLRVLRAVGQSAGTEPEQKKRIRHLVSSTILIFLICFSPYHVFLLVRTLLERDCDFITGIFNYYHLALLLTSLNCVADPVLYCFVSETARRDLSGVVFGPATNTLRCRGGAATAENCAPETVVDHGRTSGQEKQKIEWM, encoded by the exons ATGCTTGAAGAGGACATCATGAACTGCACCATTAGCCACCAAATCCACCAGAACCTCTTCTGCTATGTCTACATCTTTGTGCTATTG GTTGGCGTTCCGTCCAACGTGTACTCGCTGTACCACGCAGCGCTGCAGCTAAAGCAAAAGAACGAACTGGCCGTGTACTTGATCAACCTGACCCTGTCGGATCTCTTCTACCTGACATCGTTACCCCTCTGGCTACAGTACTTTTTTCAG GACGACGATTGGCGTCACAGGGAATGGCTCTGTCACTTATGCGGATTTCTCCTCTACCAAAACATCTACATCAGCATCGGATTCCTGTGCTGCATAAGTCTGGACCGCTACCTGGCCGTCGTTCACCCGCTCAG GTTCGCCTGTCTGCGTTCCATGAGAGCGGCTTGCCTTTTCAGCGCCATCATCTGGTGTAAAGAGATTGCCGTGGGCGTGGTTTTCTTCCATCACAAAGAACTGAGCAAAAATCCAAAGAACCAATCGCTTTGCTTCGAGCACTACCCCATGCAACCTTGGGAGTATTCCATCAACTACTACCGCTTCACCATCGGTTTCTTGTTCCCGCTGGCCATTCTCATG aTCAGCTACCTGCGCGTGCTACGCGCCGTGGGCCAGAGCGCCGGCACGGAACCCGAGCAGAAGAAGCGAATCCGCCATTTAGTCAGCAGCaccatcctcatcttcctcatctGCTTCTCGCCATACCACGTCTTCCTGTTAGTACGCACCCTGCTCGAGAGGGACTGCGACTTTATTACAG GGATTTTCAACTACTACCACCTGGCGCTGTTGCTGACCTCCCTGAACTGCGTTGCCGATCCCGTCCTGTACTGCTTCGTCAGCGAAACTGCACGGCGTGATCTTTCTGGGGTGGTTTTTGGACCCGCAACCAATACTCTCCGTTGCCGCGGGGGTGCCGCCACCGCTGAAAACTGTGCCCCCGAGACCGTTGTTG ATCACGGAAGGACGTCTGGgcaggagaagcagaagatcgaATGGATGTAG